A genomic region of Candidatus Bathyarchaeota archaeon contains the following coding sequences:
- a CDS encoding DUF3072 domain-containing protein: MDNTEEPATEKQKRFLMDLAERKGLQVTATYLEGLTKGNASRTIETLLEGD; this comes from the coding sequence ATGGACAATACTGAGGAACCGGCAACCGAAAAGCAGAAGCGGTTTCTAATGGATTTGGCAGAGAGAAAGGGCTTGCAGGTAACGGCTACATATCTGGAAGGACTAACAAAGGGAAATGCAAGCAGGACAATCGAAACTCTACTCGAAGGGGATTAA
- a CDS encoding DUF87 domain-containing protein, with translation MTENSEDLEYIASVKEKLSKINHGVDPQVLNLLYADYLQEDDAESKEEQRSFIEEILRWHLPDLALSKKPLLSAPSPEDCCGDLIVGTVTQGEEQLWDFAIPMQELNQGHILVASRSGHGKTTLLMSFVRQLLDTDTPFLITDYKRDFRSLTALYPQLVILSRKNLKVNMLKAPPGVPIEEWKQLFMNIFGHVEGVWSGSTQFLLQYLDRVYAEKGEKATIKDLLEKLETDAPNLRRMQDYWSAVYTRIYGLHSKLGSMLECREGLNIEQLLTRPVVLELDGFGGYEDQNLLVLFFFYWIYSYRKVHRHRGLARHWIIIDEAKRVFPASEQYSSTTREYSHIAPSDLIVDEIRDFSEILLAADNEVTKLSNSIISQSYAKIVGNVSGRDLDVIAEAMNLSDDEKECVSQLERGEWIVKLASRYTKPFTIKTEDFPVEKNVSDEEVEQRMEPLLSDLVAKPMNNEIATKETEGSAAYQDNTSQTNARKITFPAISEDTWDLLLDVNKHPFRGLAGRYESLSLSGRRASFAKAELIEKGLAREFSVVLGSHRPVKFLVLTDMAINSLESVGHDVRLWKHTQGKFQHQLYTVLIAYTFRKAGFQTYIEKTLKNGRRVDVLTILNGKKVAVEVETGVSINMDEEMKALEEVDELIVVTDEQTNLRMLRNAVKNSLSEKVQVFHISDYLRHLKTQYRAENGGRKANNSHNPNPDSSSENKDGNKGK, from the coding sequence ATGACGGAAAATTCTGAAGATCTGGAATACATTGCATCTGTCAAGGAAAAACTATCTAAAATTAATCACGGCGTAGACCCACAGGTACTGAACCTATTGTATGCGGACTATCTGCAGGAGGATGATGCTGAAAGCAAAGAGGAGCAGAGGTCATTCATTGAAGAAATCTTGCGTTGGCATCTGCCAGACCTTGCACTGTCCAAGAAGCCACTGCTGTCTGCACCTTCACCAGAAGACTGCTGCGGAGACTTGATTGTTGGCACAGTCACCCAAGGCGAAGAGCAACTATGGGATTTCGCCATTCCGATGCAAGAACTGAACCAAGGCCACATTCTAGTGGCTTCCCGGTCTGGTCACGGCAAAACCACACTTTTAATGTCTTTTGTAAGACAGCTTCTTGATACTGATACCCCTTTTCTTATTACCGACTATAAGAGAGACTTTAGAAGCCTAACTGCGTTATATCCTCAGCTTGTTATCCTTTCAAGGAAAAACCTGAAGGTAAATATGCTGAAGGCTCCTCCAGGAGTGCCTATCGAGGAATGGAAGCAACTTTTCATGAACATTTTCGGCCATGTAGAAGGTGTGTGGTCAGGCTCGACACAGTTCCTTCTGCAATATCTGGATCGAGTCTATGCCGAGAAAGGAGAAAAGGCAACGATTAAGGATCTTCTCGAAAAACTGGAAACGGATGCTCCAAACCTTAGAAGGATGCAGGACTATTGGTCAGCGGTCTACACAAGAATCTATGGACTGCACAGCAAGCTAGGTTCTATGTTAGAATGCAGGGAAGGGTTGAACATAGAACAGTTGCTTACCCGACCTGTTGTTCTGGAACTTGATGGCTTCGGAGGCTACGAGGATCAGAATCTGCTAGTGCTTTTCTTTTTCTATTGGATCTATTCCTATAGAAAAGTCCACAGGCATAGAGGTCTGGCAAGGCACTGGATAATAATAGATGAAGCAAAGAGAGTTTTTCCCGCTTCTGAGCAGTACAGCTCAACCACACGCGAATATTCCCACATCGCTCCATCTGATCTGATAGTTGATGAAATAAGGGATTTTTCTGAGATACTATTAGCCGCAGACAATGAGGTGACAAAACTCAGCAATTCGATAATTTCGCAGTCATATGCAAAGATTGTGGGAAATGTTTCCGGAAGAGACCTCGACGTAATAGCCGAAGCAATGAATCTGAGCGACGATGAAAAAGAATGCGTTTCACAGCTTGAAAGAGGCGAGTGGATCGTAAAACTGGCCAGCAGATACACCAAACCATTCACAATCAAAACAGAGGACTTTCCAGTTGAAAAGAATGTTAGCGATGAAGAAGTTGAACAGCGAATGGAGCCATTGCTTTCAGACCTTGTTGCGAAACCTATGAACAATGAGATAGCTACAAAAGAAACAGAGGGTAGTGCTGCCTATCAAGATAACACGTCTCAAACTAATGCGCGCAAAATAACATTTCCAGCAATATCTGAAGATACTTGGGATCTCCTGCTAGACGTAAACAAGCATCCATTCAGAGGTCTTGCAGGCCGCTATGAATCTTTGAGCCTTTCTGGAAGAAGAGCAAGTTTTGCGAAGGCTGAGCTTATTGAGAAAGGGCTTGCAAGAGAGTTCAGTGTTGTACTCGGTAGTCATAGGCCGGTGAAGTTTCTAGTGCTGACAGATATGGCGATCAACTCGCTTGAAAGCGTCGGACATGACGTGAGGCTGTGGAAACACACACAGGGCAAATTCCAGCATCAGCTATACACGGTGTTGATAGCCTACACTTTCCGCAAAGCAGGCTTCCAGACCTACATTGAGAAGACTTTGAAGAACGGAAGAAGAGTTGATGTTCTCACCATTCTGAATGGCAAGAAAGTTGCTGTGGAAGTGGAAACAGGTGTAAGCATCAACATGGATGAAGAAATGAAGGCTCTTGAGGAAGTTGACGAGCTGATTGTGGTTACAGACGAACAGACAAATCTCCGAATGCTCAGAAACGCTGTAAAGAACAGCCTATCGGAAAAGGTGCAGGTATTCCACATTTCTGATTATCTTCGGCATCTCAAGACCCAATATAGGGCAGAGAACGGCGGAAGAAAGGCCAATAACTCTCACAACCCCAATCCTGATTCCAGCTCTGAAAATAAAGACGGAAACAAGGGGAAATAA
- a CDS encoding HAD family hydrolase, translated as MVQSQIPSHLQSTVHASIEAVLFDLSGTLLNDLPTVYRGFVDLRKTRKKNPPSLNQFRKEFKLPYTEFLEEKGFANIDDAISFWKARYSSYGDSIRLFGDVKPALKMLKTHRGIKLGAVSQTPKDKVEENLNRFQIRDFFDAIVFDNWKPKPNGLMLALEGLNIAPRMNVIYVGDMREDCQAARLAGITPWVIYREKGSFHDLDTLRKASPARIIKSLAELNSLF; from the coding sequence ATGGTGCAATCACAAATCCCAAGTCATCTCCAATCAACAGTGCACGCTAGCATAGAAGCTGTTCTTTTTGATCTCAGCGGTACCCTCCTTAACGATCTACCAACAGTATACAGAGGTTTTGTAGACCTCCGCAAGACCCGCAAGAAGAATCCGCCATCTCTTAATCAATTTAGAAAAGAGTTCAAACTTCCCTATACGGAATTTCTCGAAGAGAAGGGGTTCGCCAATATTGATGACGCCATTAGCTTTTGGAAGGCTAGATATTCAAGCTATGGGGATTCTATTAGGCTTTTTGGTGATGTGAAACCTGCTCTGAAAATGCTTAAAACACACAGAGGAATCAAGCTTGGCGCTGTCTCTCAGACTCCAAAAGACAAAGTAGAAGAAAACCTCAATAGGTTCCAGATCCGCGATTTCTTCGACGCAATTGTATTTGACAATTGGAAACCTAAGCCTAATGGATTGATGCTTGCCTTGGAGGGGCTTAACATTGCGCCTCGCATGAATGTTATTTATGTGGGAGATATGCGGGAAGATTGCCAAGCGGCACGTTTAGCTGGCATTACTCCTTGGGTAATATACCGTGAAAAAGGTAGTTTTCACGACCTAGACACATTAAGGAAAGCGAGTCCAGCTCGTATTATCAAAAGCCTTGCAGAACTTAATTCACTGTTCTAA